The proteins below come from a single Geobacillus thermoleovorans genomic window:
- a CDS encoding PhoH family protein translates to MSEQFVTISQHVRNPQEAAALFGVHDIHLKRIEEELGVSIVTRGETVNVSGTPQQVQLVDELLRHLLIVIRKGAAVSERDVLYAIQLAKKGALDGLVQLYDEEITKNAKGKPIRVKTLGQRYYVAAIEQYDLTFGIGPAGTGKTYLAVVMAVKALKNGSVKRIILTRPAVEAGESLGFLPGDLKEKVDPYLRPLYDALNDVLGAEYTQRLIERGTIEIAPLAYMRGRTLEDAFVILDEAQNTTPAQMKMFLTRLGFGSKMVITGDISQVDLPKGVESGLSVAKRILASIGGIAFVFLEQSDVVRHPLVAKIIDAYDEAGL, encoded by the coding sequence ATGTCAGAGCAGTTCGTTACGATCAGCCAACATGTGCGAAACCCGCAGGAAGCGGCGGCGCTCTTTGGCGTCCATGACATCCATTTAAAGCGGATCGAGGAAGAGCTCGGCGTGTCGATTGTGACGCGCGGGGAAACGGTCAACGTCTCCGGCACGCCGCAGCAAGTTCAGCTCGTTGATGAATTGCTTCGCCATTTATTGATCGTCATTCGCAAAGGGGCGGCGGTCAGCGAGCGCGACGTTCTTTACGCCATTCAGCTTGCAAAAAAAGGAGCGCTTGACGGCCTTGTTCAACTGTACGACGAGGAGATTACAAAAAACGCCAAAGGGAAGCCGATCCGCGTCAAAACGTTGGGCCAGCGCTATTATGTTGCAGCAATTGAACAGTATGACTTGACGTTCGGCATCGGCCCAGCCGGCACCGGAAAAACGTATTTGGCGGTCGTCATGGCGGTCAAGGCGTTAAAAAACGGCAGCGTCAAGCGCATCATTTTGACTCGTCCGGCCGTTGAGGCTGGAGAAAGCCTCGGCTTTTTGCCAGGCGACTTAAAAGAGAAGGTTGACCCGTATTTGCGCCCGCTGTATGATGCCTTAAACGATGTGTTGGGAGCGGAGTATACGCAGCGGTTGATTGAGCGCGGCACGATTGAAATCGCCCCACTCGCCTATATGCGCGGCCGGACGCTGGAGGATGCGTTCGTCATTCTTGACGAGGCGCAAAATACGACGCCAGCGCAAATGAAAATGTTTTTGACCCGGCTCGGCTTCGGCTCGAAGATGGTCATTACCGGCGATATTTCCCAAGTCGACTTGCCGAAGGGCGTCGAATCGGGGCTTTCGGTCGCCAAGCGCATTTTGGCCTCCATTGGCGGCATCGCCTTTGTGTTTTTGGAACAGTCGGATGTCGTTCGCCATCCGCTCGTCGCGAAAATTATTGACGCCTATGATGAGGCGGGCTTATAG
- the yqfD gene encoding sporulation protein YqfD, translated as MKNEWVDTLAGSVRVKARGKGIERLINACVRQGIAVWNVKKHSADTATFFIKLSDVKRLRHVARQSECKLSFVGRTGLPFFWRQAWRNSGFWLGLLLFIAIVFLLSNIVWKIEIKGAAPETEHQIARELKRMGVERGVFQFLLDDPETLQKKLTERVPDITWVGVEWKGTSLHFRVVEKEIPEPKKPIPPRHLVAKKEAVIADLFVEEGQPLVSVNDYVQKGQLLVSGIIGAEGRTKFVPASGKVFGETWYKSTVVLPLETTFHVLTGKFTERHYVGIGRLLIPVWGWKKPVFAHTIVETEKRPFRFWKWDLPLYYERITIREAEEVKRRYTWEEAFAEAKEIARRELRAKLPEEAAIRSEKVLHQAKENGKVRVELHYEVIENIAVPQPIVQGD; from the coding sequence ATGAAAAACGAATGGGTCGACACACTCGCCGGCAGCGTGCGGGTCAAAGCGAGAGGGAAAGGGATCGAACGGTTGATCAACGCCTGCGTCCGCCAAGGGATTGCCGTCTGGAACGTGAAAAAGCATAGCGCGGATACCGCGACGTTTTTCATTAAGCTCAGCGACGTGAAACGGCTGCGCCATGTCGCCCGGCAAAGCGAATGCAAACTTTCGTTTGTCGGGAGAACCGGGCTGCCGTTTTTTTGGCGGCAGGCCTGGCGGAACAGCGGGTTTTGGCTCGGCTTGCTCCTTTTTATAGCGATTGTGTTTTTGCTTTCGAACATCGTTTGGAAGATCGAAATCAAAGGGGCGGCTCCAGAGACGGAGCATCAAATCGCCCGCGAGTTAAAGCGAATGGGAGTCGAGCGCGGCGTATTTCAGTTTCTGCTTGATGACCCGGAGACGCTGCAAAAAAAGCTGACGGAACGCGTTCCGGACATCACGTGGGTCGGCGTTGAGTGGAAAGGGACGTCGCTTCACTTCCGCGTCGTTGAAAAAGAGATTCCGGAGCCGAAAAAACCGATTCCGCCGCGTCATCTCGTGGCAAAAAAAGAGGCGGTCATCGCTGATTTGTTCGTTGAAGAGGGACAACCGCTCGTTTCCGTCAACGACTATGTGCAAAAAGGCCAGCTGCTTGTTTCTGGCATTATCGGCGCTGAAGGGAGGACGAAGTTTGTGCCGGCGTCAGGGAAAGTGTTTGGCGAAACATGGTACAAGTCTACGGTCGTCCTGCCGCTTGAGACGACGTTTCATGTGTTGACCGGCAAGTTCACCGAACGGCATTATGTCGGAATCGGGCGCCTTTTGATTCCTGTTTGGGGATGGAAGAAGCCGGTGTTTGCCCATACCATCGTTGAGACAGAAAAACGGCCGTTTCGTTTTTGGAAATGGGACTTGCCGCTCTATTACGAGCGCATCACGATCCGCGAGGCGGAAGAAGTGAAGCGGCGCTACACGTGGGAAGAAGCGTTCGCGGAAGCGAAAGAGATCGCCCGCCGCGAGCTGCGGGCGAAATTGCCGGAGGAGGCGGCCATTCGCAGCGAAAAAGTTTTGCATCAGGCGAAAGAGAATGGTAAAGTAAGGGTAGAATTGCATTACGAAGTCATCGAAAATATTGCTGTACCACAACCCATCGTCCAAGGAGATTGA
- the yqfC gene encoding sporulation protein YqfC, which produces MVKKWRQQMKRWMAEKLELPADIMMDLPRITMVGHIHIYIENHRGLLAFSDKELRLLLRNGQLVVRGEQFVIKTILPEEILLEGKISQVVYIDE; this is translated from the coding sequence ATGGTGAAAAAATGGCGCCAGCAGATGAAGCGGTGGATGGCGGAAAAGCTTGAACTTCCCGCCGACATTATGATGGATCTGCCCCGCATTACGATGGTTGGGCACATACATATTTACATTGAAAACCACCGCGGGCTGCTCGCGTTCAGCGATAAAGAGCTCCGCCTTTTGCTGCGGAACGGACAGCTCGTTGTCCGCGGCGAACAGTTTGTGATTAAAACGATTTTGCCGGAAGAAATTTTGTTGGAAGGAAAAATCAGCCAAGTCGTTTATATAGATGAATAG
- a CDS encoding GatB/YqeY domain-containing protein: MSLLDRLNDDMKQAMKNKEKEKLSVLRMLKAALQNEAIKLGKSPLSEDEELTVLSRELKQRKDSLQEFENAGRSDLVEKVKTEIEIVQSYMPTPLTEDELRELIEQTIKEVGASSKADMGKVMGAIMPKVKGRADGSLVNKLVQQQLS, translated from the coding sequence GTGAGTCTTCTCGATCGTTTGAATGACGATATGAAGCAGGCGATGAAAAACAAGGAGAAAGAAAAACTGTCTGTTCTCCGGATGCTGAAAGCGGCGCTGCAAAACGAAGCGATCAAGCTCGGCAAAAGCCCGCTCTCGGAAGACGAAGAGCTGACGGTTCTTTCTCGCGAACTGAAACAGCGTAAAGACTCCCTCCAAGAATTTGAAAACGCTGGCCGTTCAGATCTTGTCGAAAAAGTGAAAACCGAAATTGAAATTGTTCAATCGTATATGCCAACGCCGCTGACAGAGGACGAGCTGCGCGAATTGATCGAGCAGACGATCAAGGAAGTCGGCGCCTCTTCGAAAGCGGATATGGGAAAAGTGATGGGCGCGATCATGCCGAAAGTGAAAGGAAGAGCGGATGGTTCGCTCGTCAACAAACTTGTCCAACAACAGCTGTCATAA
- the rpsU gene encoding 30S ribosomal protein S21, which yields MSKTIVRKNESIDDALRRFKRAVSKTGTLQEVRKREFYEKPSVRRKKKSEAARKRKH from the coding sequence ATGTCCAAAACGATCGTTCGCAAAAATGAGTCGATCGACGACGCTCTTCGTCGCTTCAAGCGTGCCGTTTCGAAAACGGGCACTTTGCAAGAAGTGAGAAAGCGCGAATTTTATGAAAAGCCAAGCGTCAGACGGAAGAAAAAATCTGAGGCGGCTAGAAAGCGCAAGCACTAA
- a CDS encoding Na/Pi symporter, with protein MGSFLMLFAIYTALFLLGMFMMKAGLYTLSGHRLKRWLMRFTATPLQGFAAGLATTALLQSSSAVMVMTVGLVAAGYLSFRQSIGIILGSNIGSTVTTELMTLDIGDGAIPLLVSGALLVFFGRHRLVLGIGMTTVGLAAVLFAMDGFGSLAKPLAAYPFVDAWLKETNRSVAVGLLVGIVLTALVHSSAATIGIAMGFLNEQLLTLSAAIALLLGANIGTCITGLLASIGSSKEAQLTAYTHLWLNVVGAALFAFWTEPLASFAARLSPAPDVQLAHVSVLFNVICSVAALPFVGAIEKVILFLHDRNRA; from the coding sequence ATGGGGTCGTTTCTGATGCTGTTTGCCATTTACACCGCTTTGTTTCTTCTTGGCATGTTTATGATGAAAGCTGGGCTTTACACGTTGTCCGGCCATCGGTTAAAACGGTGGCTCATGCGCTTTACCGCCACGCCGCTGCAAGGATTTGCCGCCGGTTTGGCGACGACCGCTCTCCTGCAAAGCAGCTCAGCGGTGATGGTGATGACGGTCGGCCTTGTCGCCGCCGGCTACTTGTCGTTCCGCCAATCGATCGGCATCATTTTAGGCAGCAACATCGGCTCGACGGTCACGACCGAGCTGATGACGCTTGATATCGGCGATGGCGCCATCCCACTTCTTGTCAGCGGCGCGCTGCTTGTTTTTTTCGGCCGCCATCGCCTTGTTCTCGGCATCGGCATGACCACTGTCGGCCTCGCCGCTGTGCTGTTTGCCATGGACGGCTTTGGCAGCCTCGCTAAACCGCTTGCCGCCTATCCGTTCGTTGATGCATGGCTTAAAGAAACGAACCGATCCGTCGCTGTCGGCCTTCTTGTCGGCATCGTCCTCACCGCTCTCGTTCATTCGAGCGCGGCAACGATCGGCATCGCCATGGGATTTTTAAACGAACAGCTGTTGACGCTGTCCGCGGCGATTGCTCTGTTGCTTGGCGCCAACATCGGTACGTGCATCACCGGGCTTTTGGCTTCGATCGGCTCCAGCAAAGAGGCCCAGCTGACCGCCTACACCCATCTATGGCTGAACGTCGTCGGTGCCGCTTTGTTCGCCTTTTGGACCGAGCCGCTCGCCAGTTTTGCCGCCAGGCTCAGCCCAGCGCCTGATGTGCAGCTCGCTCATGTGAGCGTCTTGTTCAACGTCATTTGCTCAGTGGCTGCTCTTCCATTTGTCGGCGCCATCGAAAAGGTCATTCTGTTTTTGCATGACCGAAACCGGGCTTAG
- the deoC gene encoding deoxyribose-phosphate aldolase gives MTMNIAKMIDHTLLKPEATEQQIVQLCTEAKQYGFAAVCVNPTWVKTAARELSGTDVRVCTVIGFPLGATTPETKAFETTNAIENGAREVDMVINIGALKSGQDELVERDIRAVVEAAAGRALVKVIVETALLTDEEKVRACQLAVKAGADYVKTSTGFSGGGATVEDVALMRKTVGDRAGVKASGGVRDWKTAEAMINAGATRIGTSSGVAIVTGGTGRADY, from the coding sequence ATGACGATGAATATCGCGAAAATGATCGATCATACGCTGCTCAAACCGGAAGCGACAGAACAACAAATCGTGCAACTGTGCACGGAAGCAAAGCAATACGGCTTTGCTGCCGTGTGCGTCAACCCAACGTGGGTGAAAACGGCGGCGCGCGAGCTTTCCGGCACGGATGTCCGCGTCTGCACGGTCATCGGCTTTCCACTTGGGGCAACGACGCCGGAAACAAAGGCGTTTGAAACAACGAACGCCATCGAAAACGGCGCTCGCGAAGTCGACATGGTGATCAACATCGGCGCGTTAAAAAGCGGGCAAGACGAGCTTGTCGAGCGCGACATTCGTGCGGTTGTCGAAGCGGCGGCTGGCAGGGCGCTTGTCAAAGTGATCGTTGAAACGGCGCTTTTGACCGATGAGGAAAAAGTGCGCGCCTGCCAGCTCGCAGTGAAAGCCGGCGCTGATTATGTGAAAACGTCGACCGGGTTTTCCGGCGGAGGTGCGACGGTGGAGGATGTGGCGCTGATGCGGAAAACGGTCGGCGACAGAGCAGGCGTCAAAGCATCAGGCGGCGTCCGTGACTGGAAAACCGCTGAGGCGATGATCAACGCCGGCGCGACGCGCATCGGCACAAGCTCTGGGGTGGCGATCGTCACCGGCGGGACGGGCCGCGCTGACTACTAA
- the mtaB gene encoding tRNA (N(6)-L-threonylcarbamoyladenosine(37)-C(2))-methylthiotransferase MtaB, giving the protein MPTVAFHTLGCKVNHYETEAIWQLFKKAGYERKEFESRADVYVINTCTVTNTGDKKSRQVIRRAVRRNPDAVVCVTGCYAQTSPAEVMAIPGVDIVIGTQDRHKILDYIEQFQRERQPINAVHNIMKTRVFEEMDVPEFTDRTRASLKIQEGCNNFCTFCIIPWARGLMRSRDPQEIIRQARQLVAAGYKEIVLTGIHTGGYGTDLKDYNFASLLRDLDEQVPGLKRLRISSIEASQITDEVIDVLKRSEKIVRHLHIPLQSGSNTVLKRMRRKYTVEFYAERLARLREVFPELAVTSDVIVGFPGETEDEFMETYNFIREQRFSELHVFPYSKRTGTPAARMPNQIDEETKHDRVRRLIALSDQLAKEYASRFEGQVLEVIPEERDKERPDLYVGYTDNYLKVRFPATEEMVGELVKVKITKAGYPYNEGEFVRVVPDEMARSVKWSS; this is encoded by the coding sequence ATGCCGACAGTGGCTTTTCATACACTAGGCTGCAAAGTCAATCATTACGAAACCGAAGCGATTTGGCAGCTGTTTAAAAAAGCCGGCTACGAGCGAAAAGAGTTTGAAAGCCGTGCGGATGTGTATGTGATCAACACGTGCACGGTGACGAACACCGGCGATAAAAAGAGCCGTCAAGTCATCCGTCGTGCGGTGCGCCGCAATCCGGACGCCGTCGTCTGCGTGACCGGCTGCTATGCGCAAACATCGCCGGCTGAGGTCATGGCCATTCCGGGCGTTGATATTGTCATCGGCACGCAAGACCGGCATAAAATTTTGGATTACATCGAGCAATTCCAGCGCGAGCGCCAGCCGATCAACGCTGTTCACAACATTATGAAAACGCGCGTTTTTGAGGAGATGGATGTGCCGGAATTCACTGATCGGACGCGGGCGTCGCTTAAGATCCAAGAAGGGTGCAACAACTTCTGCACGTTTTGCATCATCCCGTGGGCGCGCGGCTTAATGCGCTCGCGCGATCCGCAGGAAATCATTCGCCAGGCGCGCCAGCTCGTCGCCGCCGGCTATAAAGAAATCGTTCTGACCGGCATTCATACAGGCGGCTATGGCACCGATCTGAAAGACTATAACTTTGCGTCCTTGTTGCGCGATTTGGACGAGCAAGTGCCGGGGCTGAAGCGGCTCCGCATTTCGTCGATTGAGGCGAGCCAAATCACCGATGAAGTGATTGATGTGCTGAAGCGGTCGGAGAAAATCGTCCGCCATTTGCACATTCCGCTCCAGTCTGGGTCGAATACGGTGCTCAAGCGGATGCGCCGCAAATATACGGTGGAATTTTACGCGGAGCGGCTCGCCCGGCTGCGCGAAGTGTTTCCAGAGCTGGCGGTGACTTCTGACGTCATCGTCGGCTTCCCAGGCGAGACGGAAGACGAATTTATGGAGACGTACAACTTTATTCGTGAACAACGGTTTTCCGAACTGCATGTCTTTCCTTATTCGAAGCGGACCGGCACGCCGGCGGCGCGCATGCCGAACCAAATCGATGAAGAAACGAAGCATGACCGCGTCCGCCGCTTGATCGCTCTGTCCGACCAATTGGCGAAAGAGTACGCCTCCCGGTTTGAAGGGCAAGTGCTCGAAGTCATTCCGGAAGAGCGCGACAAAGAGCGGCCGGATTTGTACGTCGGCTATACAGACAACTATTTGAAAGTCCGCTTCCCGGCAACCGAGGAAATGGTCGGTGAACTTGTCAAAGTGAAGATTACGAAAGCCGGCTATCCGTACAATGAAGGAGAGTTCGTCCGCGTTGTGCCGGATGAAATGGCCCGTTCGGTCAAATGGAGCTCATAA
- a CDS encoding 16S rRNA (uracil(1498)-N(3))-methyltransferase translates to MQRYFVSGQAQQGGIVAISGDDAHHIARVMRMKPGDGIICVFPDGRTAVCEIEQIANEHVQARIVQWKEERSELPVRIYIAQGLPKGEKWELVIQKGTELGAAGFLPFEAARSVVKWDAKKAEKKVERWKKIAKEAAEQAERTVVPDVRAPLSFVELLSFGQTVDVRLFAYEKEARNARHAALPALLSRLRPGGALLAVFGPEGGFSPEEAEQLRQHGFSPCSLGPRILRTETAPLYLLSAASYEWELRAPNGEAERA, encoded by the coding sequence GTGCAGCGCTATTTCGTTTCCGGCCAGGCGCAACAAGGCGGGATCGTCGCGATCAGCGGCGATGATGCCCATCATATCGCCCGCGTCATGCGCATGAAGCCGGGGGACGGGATCATTTGCGTCTTTCCAGACGGGCGCACGGCGGTGTGTGAAATTGAACAAATTGCCAATGAGCATGTGCAAGCCCGTATTGTACAATGGAAAGAGGAGCGAAGCGAGCTGCCGGTGCGCATCTACATCGCCCAAGGGCTGCCGAAAGGCGAAAAGTGGGAGCTCGTCATCCAAAAAGGAACAGAGCTCGGCGCCGCCGGCTTTCTTCCGTTCGAAGCCGCCCGGTCGGTCGTGAAATGGGACGCGAAAAAGGCGGAGAAAAAAGTCGAGCGATGGAAAAAAATCGCGAAAGAAGCGGCTGAGCAGGCTGAACGAACGGTGGTGCCGGACGTGCGGGCGCCGCTTTCGTTTGTCGAGCTCCTCTCCTTTGGCCAAACGGTCGATGTTCGGCTGTTTGCCTACGAAAAAGAGGCGCGAAACGCCCGGCATGCCGCGCTTCCGGCGCTTCTTTCCCGCCTCCGTCCGGGCGGCGCGTTGCTGGCTGTTTTCGGGCCAGAAGGCGGGTTCAGTCCGGAAGAAGCAGAACAGCTTCGGCAGCACGGCTTTTCGCCGTGCAGCCTTGGGCCGCGCATTTTGCGGACCGAAACAGCTCCGCTCTATTTGCTTTCCGCCGCCTCTTATGAATGGGAGCTGCGCGCGCCGAACGGCGAAGCGGAGCGCGCTTAG
- the prmA gene encoding 50S ribosomal protein L11 methyltransferase, with translation MKWSEISIHTTHEAVEAISNILHEAGAGGVVIEDPYDLVKERDDWYSEIVELNPDDYPEEGVIIKAYLPVNSFLGETVEQIKQAINNLWLYDIDLGKNKITLSEVNEEEWATAWKKHYHPVKVSEKFTIVPTWETYEPASSDELIIEMDPGMAFGTGTHPTTVMCLQALEKYVRPGDHVIDVGTGSGILSIAAAMLGAQSVRALDLDPVAVDSARLNVKLNKVQHVVTVSQNNLLDHIEEPADVIVANILAEIILRFTGDAYRLLKPGGRFITSGIIQAKKQDVKDGLLAAGFAIEEINVMEDWVAVVALKP, from the coding sequence ATGAAATGGTCAGAAATCAGCATTCATACGACGCATGAGGCGGTCGAGGCGATTTCGAACATTTTGCATGAAGCGGGCGCCGGCGGCGTCGTCATCGAAGACCCATACGATTTGGTCAAAGAACGGGACGACTGGTACAGCGAGATCGTCGAGCTCAACCCGGACGACTATCCGGAAGAAGGGGTGATCATTAAGGCATATTTGCCGGTCAACAGTTTTCTTGGCGAAACGGTCGAACAAATTAAGCAGGCGATTAACAATTTATGGCTGTATGATATCGACCTTGGCAAAAATAAAATTACATTGAGCGAAGTAAACGAAGAGGAATGGGCAACGGCGTGGAAAAAGCATTATCACCCGGTGAAAGTGTCCGAAAAGTTTACGATCGTGCCGACGTGGGAAACGTACGAGCCGGCGTCTAGTGATGAGCTGATCATCGAAATGGATCCGGGCATGGCGTTTGGGACTGGCACGCACCCGACAACGGTCATGTGTCTGCAGGCGCTCGAAAAGTATGTGCGCCCCGGCGATCATGTCATTGACGTCGGCACCGGCTCCGGCATTTTAAGCATCGCCGCAGCGATGCTTGGCGCTCAGTCGGTGCGGGCGCTCGATTTGGACCCGGTGGCGGTCGACAGCGCGCGGCTGAACGTGAAGCTCAATAAGGTGCAGCATGTCGTAACGGTCTCACAAAACAATTTGCTCGACCATATCGAGGAACCGGCTGATGTGATCGTCGCCAATATTTTAGCGGAAATCATTTTGCGCTTTACTGGTGACGCCTACCGGTTGTTAAAGCCAGGCGGCCGCTTCATCACGTCTGGCATCATTCAGGCGAAAAAGCAGGACGTCAAAGACGGGTTGCTTGCCGCCGGCTTTGCCATTGAGGAAATCAACGTGATGGAAGACTGGGTGGCGGTTGTCGCCCTGAAACCGTAA
- the dnaJ gene encoding molecular chaperone DnaJ encodes MAKRDYYEILGVSKNATKDEIKKAYRKLSKQYHPDVNKAPDAAEKFKEIKEAYEVLSDDEKRARYDRFGHADPNETFGGGGFQGGGFDFGGFSGFGGFEDIFETFFGAGPRRRASGPRKGADVEYMMTLTFEEAAFGKETEIEIPREETCDTCQGSGAKPGTSPTSCPHCHGSGQVTSEQATPFGRIVNRRTCPVCGGTGRYIPEKCPTCGGTGRVKRRKKIHVKIPAGVDDGQQLRVAGQGEPGVNGGPPGDLYIIFRVEPHEFFKRDGDDIYCEVPLSFAQAALGDEIEVPTLHGHVKLKIPAGTQTGTRFRLKGKGVPNVRGYGQGDQHVIVRVVTPTKLTEKQKQLLREFERLGGDTMHDGPHGRFFEKVKKAFKGEA; translated from the coding sequence ATGGCGAAGCGCGATTATTACGAGATTCTCGGCGTCAGCAAAAACGCGACGAAAGACGAGATCAAAAAAGCGTATCGAAAGCTTTCGAAGCAGTATCATCCAGATGTGAACAAAGCCCCGGACGCCGCGGAGAAGTTTAAGGAAATTAAAGAGGCGTACGAAGTGTTAAGCGATGATGAAAAGCGGGCCCGCTACGACCGCTTTGGCCATGCCGACCCGAACGAAACGTTTGGCGGCGGCGGATTCCAAGGCGGAGGGTTTGATTTCGGCGGCTTTAGCGGCTTTGGCGGTTTTGAAGATATTTTTGAAACGTTTTTCGGCGCCGGTCCGCGCAGGCGGGCGAGCGGTCCGCGCAAAGGCGCGGATGTCGAGTATATGATGACGCTTACGTTTGAAGAAGCGGCGTTCGGAAAAGAAACGGAAATTGAAATTCCGCGGGAAGAGACGTGCGACACGTGCCAGGGCAGCGGAGCGAAACCGGGCACAAGCCCGACGTCTTGTCCGCATTGCCACGGCAGCGGGCAAGTGACAAGCGAACAAGCGACGCCATTTGGCCGCATCGTCAACCGCCGGACATGCCCCGTCTGCGGTGGCACGGGCCGGTACATTCCGGAGAAATGCCCAACGTGCGGCGGCACGGGACGCGTCAAACGGCGGAAAAAAATTCACGTCAAAATTCCAGCCGGCGTCGACGACGGCCAGCAGCTGCGCGTCGCCGGCCAAGGGGAGCCAGGGGTCAATGGCGGGCCCCCGGGCGATTTGTACATCATCTTCCGAGTCGAACCACATGAGTTTTTCAAACGCGACGGCGACGATATTTATTGCGAAGTGCCGTTGTCGTTCGCCCAGGCCGCGCTCGGCGATGAGATCGAAGTGCCGACGCTCCATGGCCATGTGAAGCTGAAAATCCCGGCCGGCACGCAAACGGGCACGCGCTTCCGCTTGAAGGGAAAAGGGGTGCCGAACGTACGGGGCTACGGCCAAGGCGATCAGCACGTCATTGTCCGCGTTGTGACGCCGACGAAGCTGACCGAAAAGCAAAAGCAGCTGCTGCGCGAGTTTGAACGGCTCGGCGGAGACACGATGCACGACGGGCCGCACGGCCGTTTTTTTGAGAAAGTCAAAAAGGCGTTTAAAGGAGAAGCGTAA